A single Arthrobacter sp. ERGS1:01 DNA region contains:
- the istA gene encoding IS21 family transposase, with translation MIDLEAWAEIRRLHLADRLSVREIAARMGLARKTVVRALASEVPPVYQKKPRGSIVDPYVDEMTRILTQYPRMGAPTLAQRVGYTGGHSVFRAKASQIKAGLAIPDPVDHLRFDPGEVIQCDLWFPNEKIIPSGHGAMLSPPVLTMVSGYSRWIMARMLPSRTTGDLVAGMSSLLEGLGAVPASLLWDNESGIGRGGKLTDMVQQFAGTLGLSVKQTRPYDPESKGLVERANRYVQESFLPGRVFASMEHFNTDLDEWLITVANHRKVRRIGNTSPIANMSDELVAMRRLPPLMPRGGFTDRRKLGRNYLFRVLGNDYSCPPEFIGRLIDIHASLTTITFTYAGRVVAEHPRCIDTGQTLINPAHVTAAGQLRRAFQERPPALPIQSPGNQVEYRSLADYDKVFGITLHDIPDE, from the coding sequence GTGATTGATCTCGAGGCATGGGCTGAGATTCGGCGTCTTCATTTGGCGGATCGTCTTTCTGTTCGCGAGATCGCCGCTCGGATGGGGTTGGCTCGAAAGACTGTGGTTCGGGCCCTGGCCAGTGAAGTCCCTCCGGTGTATCAGAAGAAGCCGCGTGGCTCGATTGTCGATCCTTATGTGGATGAGATGACACGGATCCTGACGCAATATCCGCGGATGGGTGCCCCAACATTGGCGCAGCGGGTGGGCTATACCGGTGGGCATTCTGTTTTCAGGGCCAAGGCCTCTCAGATCAAGGCGGGCCTGGCGATTCCTGATCCGGTGGATCATCTTCGCTTTGATCCTGGTGAAGTCATTCAATGTGATCTGTGGTTTCCGAACGAGAAGATTATCCCATCGGGGCACGGGGCCATGTTGTCTCCTCCGGTTTTGACCATGGTTTCGGGTTACTCGCGGTGGATCATGGCGCGGATGCTGCCTTCTCGGACCACTGGTGACCTGGTGGCGGGTATGTCCTCGTTGCTGGAGGGTTTGGGTGCGGTTCCGGCATCGTTGTTGTGGGATAACGAGTCTGGCATTGGTCGGGGCGGGAAGCTCACCGACATGGTTCAACAGTTCGCAGGCACCCTGGGCTTGTCAGTGAAGCAGACGAGGCCCTATGACCCGGAATCCAAGGGCTTGGTCGAGCGGGCCAATCGGTACGTCCAGGAGTCGTTCCTCCCTGGCCGGGTCTTTGCTTCCATGGAGCACTTCAATACGGACCTGGATGAGTGGCTGATCACGGTGGCCAATCACAGGAAAGTCCGGCGGATAGGTAATACGTCTCCGATCGCCAACATGAGCGATGAGCTGGTGGCCATGCGCCGGCTACCTCCTTTGATGCCCCGTGGCGGGTTCACTGATCGGCGAAAGCTCGGACGGAACTACCTCTTCCGGGTTCTGGGTAATGACTACTCGTGCCCTCCGGAGTTCATTGGCAGGTTGATTGACATCCATGCAAGTCTCACGACGATCACTTTCACCTACGCGGGCCGGGTGGTTGCTGAACATCCTCGCTGTATCGATACGGGACAAACCCTTATCAATCCTGCACATGTCACCGCCGCAGGGCAGCTACGCAGAGCGTTCCAGGAACGGCCGCCGGCCCTGCCGATACAAAGTCCTGGCAATCAGGTCGAGTACCGTTCATTGGCCGACTACGACAAGGTATTCGGCATCACCTTGCACGACATCCCGGATGAATAA
- the istB gene encoding IS21-like element helper ATPase IstB has protein sequence MTPTQNRPASLSEIPYLARAMKATVITEVYESMAETARENGWSYEEYLAAVMDQQVAASVANSINTKIRAAKFGHEKTLEGFIFEHQPTAPRELISHLATSTFIAKADNVVLLGPPGVGKTHLAIGLGVRACHNGYSVYFDTASGWLRRLAEADSQGRLEAELKRIKKYKLIIIDEVGYLPFDIDTANLFFQLISSRYEQGSVIVTSNLEFARWGEPLGDEVIALATIDRLIHHAEVIALKGASYRTRHHTKRTPAR, from the coding sequence ATGACCCCAACTCAGAACCGGCCAGCCAGCCTATCCGAGATTCCATACCTGGCACGGGCGATGAAGGCCACGGTCATTACCGAGGTCTACGAGTCGATGGCTGAAACGGCGCGTGAGAACGGATGGAGCTACGAAGAATACCTGGCCGCGGTCATGGATCAACAAGTCGCAGCCAGTGTTGCCAACAGCATCAATACCAAGATCCGGGCTGCAAAGTTCGGTCATGAGAAAACACTTGAGGGATTCATCTTCGAGCATCAACCCACCGCGCCCCGCGAACTCATCAGCCACCTGGCAACCTCAACGTTCATTGCCAAGGCAGACAACGTCGTTCTCCTTGGCCCGCCAGGGGTAGGCAAAACTCACCTGGCGATCGGTCTCGGCGTCAGGGCATGCCACAACGGATACAGCGTCTACTTCGATACAGCCAGTGGGTGGCTCCGCCGCCTGGCAGAGGCAGATTCCCAAGGACGCCTCGAGGCGGAACTCAAACGCATCAAAAAGTACAAGCTCATCATCATCGATGAAGTCGGTTACCTACCCTTTGACATTGATACTGCGAACCTGTTCTTCCAACTCATCAGCTCACGCTATGAGCAAGGCTCTGTGATCGTGACTTCCAACCTCGAGTTCGCCCGATGGGGCGAGCCCTTAGGGGATGAAGTGATCGCGTTGGCCACGATCGATAGGCTCATTCACCACGCCGAAGTCATCGCGCTCAAAGGCGCCAGCTACCGCACCCGCCACCACACCAAACGCACCCCCGCTCGATAA
- a CDS encoding Pr6Pr family membrane protein — protein sequence MIGIIPNRTLARFWHAATVLLVILSVGTQLLLVIGNVNIGFGPSNAPLGQRIFEFFSYFTVESNIFVGVATGMLFMRPDRDGAFWRVLRIGSMFGITVTLAIYHFILSPLAAFTGIASASNIGLHYVVPIFAILGWIFFGPHPRVTWRALLLAALWPASYIVLTIAQGAVTGFYPYPFVNITKLGFTTVAVNGVGVILLLLAVGALYLLLDNLIARRQTTKHADALLTR from the coding sequence ATGATCGGAATCATTCCAAATCGCACCCTTGCCCGCTTCTGGCATGCCGCCACGGTGCTGCTGGTGATCCTGTCGGTTGGCACCCAGCTTCTCCTCGTGATCGGGAACGTTAACATTGGCTTCGGGCCCTCGAATGCGCCGCTCGGGCAACGGATCTTCGAGTTCTTTAGCTACTTCACCGTCGAATCAAACATTTTTGTCGGCGTCGCCACGGGGATGCTCTTCATGCGCCCCGACCGCGATGGTGCATTCTGGCGTGTGTTGCGCATCGGGTCGATGTTCGGGATCACCGTCACCCTCGCCATCTACCACTTCATTTTGTCGCCCCTGGCGGCCTTCACGGGCATCGCCTCCGCGTCCAACATTGGATTGCATTACGTTGTTCCGATCTTCGCCATCCTGGGTTGGATCTTCTTCGGGCCGCACCCGAGAGTCACCTGGAGGGCACTCCTGTTGGCCGCACTTTGGCCCGCCTCGTACATCGTCCTGACCATCGCGCAGGGCGCGGTGACCGGGTTTTACCCGTACCCGTTCGTGAACATCACAAAGCTGGGTTTCACCACTGTGGCAGTCAACGGTGTCGGCGTCATTCTTCTACTTCTTGCCGTCGGGGCCCTCTACCTTCTCCTTGACAATCTCATTGCCCGGCGCCAGACAACCAAGCACGCCGACGCATTGCTGACTCGATGA
- a CDS encoding Helicase associated domain protein → MSPQSFSLHPAWDRMYSSGMTVQEIVDFTGRARSTVHRHLQLRERVNEGLRAVHDSAREARDPDWSPTRWQYRYKEVQDFCKSNGRLPAVHGDEVEHGLASWVRSQFTLHRRGALPAIRITQMDMAPGWDETPPRTALDDHWRNRLCELAVFVAETGQMPGYKKFSGEHEHVLGVWLHTQHQARAEGRLLAWRLEALDASFSGWRSRE, encoded by the coding sequence ATGTCGCCCCAGTCGTTCTCGCTTCACCCGGCGTGGGACCGGATGTACTCGTCCGGAATGACCGTGCAGGAGATCGTGGACTTCACCGGACGGGCCCGCTCCACCGTGCACCGGCACCTGCAGCTCCGAGAGAGGGTCAATGAGGGCCTCCGTGCTGTGCACGACTCTGCCAGAGAAGCCCGCGACCCCGACTGGTCGCCCACGCGCTGGCAGTACAGGTACAAGGAAGTCCAAGACTTCTGCAAGTCGAATGGGAGGCTCCCCGCCGTCCACGGCGATGAAGTTGAGCACGGTCTAGCTAGTTGGGTCAGGAGCCAGTTCACCTTGCATCGTCGCGGAGCTTTGCCGGCCATTAGAATCACGCAGATGGACATGGCCCCGGGCTGGGACGAAACTCCGCCGCGGACAGCCCTTGATGACCATTGGCGGAATCGTCTCTGTGAGTTGGCGGTGTTCGTCGCCGAGACTGGACAGATGCCCGGCTATAAGAAGTTCAGCGGGGAGCATGAGCATGTCTTGGGCGTTTGGCTTCACACCCAACATCAAGCCCGCGCTGAGGGGCGGTTATTGGCGTGGCGTCTCGAGGCACTCGATGCGTCCTTCTCCGGCTGGCGCAGTAGAGAGTAG
- a CDS encoding DUF4192 domain-containing protein, with the protein MERLGIKTPEDFISLMGHTLGYWPKESLVCLTLDGRRIGSTLRVGLPKEGADTARYVHDVVKCIASDREATGVVFGIFTPAPWEAMDEHPYEGVIGILAGELSQHNIKVRDGWIISETSFTNYFQIVPDPLARTPLETIKTSELNAELVFRGSSIEPGPGIRIPILARRDLSEEVFKNCLRIEAMSPRDATTEARILWAGVIDGATLPTDAQSAELLADFKFIAVRDRLLADIPGLEDSLGDLLLGQTKRPPHWQRVDRAQEVLLHLYTRAGGTDAAPVLTSLGIIQWWEGKGSRAHQCFQHALEADPNYRLAQLSDQMVGAGILAPWAMNKNSAYQPPMSREPRIEGMGMA; encoded by the coding sequence GTGGAACGGCTCGGCATCAAGACCCCGGAAGACTTCATCAGCCTCATGGGGCATACCCTCGGATATTGGCCAAAGGAAAGCCTGGTCTGCCTTACCCTGGACGGCCGCCGGATTGGCTCGACTCTTCGGGTGGGACTTCCCAAAGAGGGAGCGGACACCGCAAGGTATGTGCATGACGTCGTCAAGTGCATTGCCAGCGACCGTGAGGCAACCGGCGTCGTTTTTGGAATCTTCACGCCTGCCCCGTGGGAAGCGATGGATGAACATCCGTATGAAGGCGTCATTGGAATCCTGGCCGGGGAGCTGTCACAGCACAACATCAAAGTCCGCGACGGCTGGATCATCAGCGAGACCTCATTCACCAACTACTTCCAGATTGTTCCTGATCCGCTGGCGCGCACTCCCCTGGAAACTATCAAGACGAGCGAGCTCAACGCGGAACTGGTGTTTCGCGGTTCCAGCATTGAGCCCGGCCCAGGAATCCGCATCCCCATTCTGGCTCGGCGGGACCTGAGCGAAGAGGTGTTCAAAAACTGCCTCCGCATCGAGGCCATGTCTCCGCGGGATGCCACCACCGAGGCGCGAATCTTGTGGGCTGGAGTGATCGATGGTGCCACCCTGCCAACGGATGCACAATCCGCAGAGTTGCTGGCAGACTTCAAATTCATCGCCGTGCGTGACCGACTCTTGGCCGACATTCCTGGATTGGAGGACAGCCTTGGCGACTTGCTGCTCGGCCAAACCAAACGTCCGCCTCACTGGCAGCGCGTCGACCGCGCCCAGGAGGTTCTGCTCCATCTATACACCCGCGCCGGTGGAACTGACGCTGCCCCCGTACTTACCAGTCTTGGGATCATCCAGTGGTGGGAAGGAAAAGGATCCCGTGCCCACCAATGCTTCCAGCACGCGCTGGAAGCCGACCCCAACTATCGACTTGCCCAACTCAGCGACCAAATGGTCGGCGCCGGCATCCTTGCACCCTGGGCCATGAACAAGAACTCTGCCTACCAGCCGCCCATGAGCCGCGAGCCCCGGATCGAAGGAATGGGGATGGCGTAG
- a CDS encoding MAB_1171c family putative transporter produces the protein MLLVPALTLWAMAIVRLTAIVDPRRSHLFRATVFAAAACTLHLAPVYYAVDPVLGGHNTVGLVLLLFLLTGFWQFRAAIMLAALTDNVRRRHQLAIGNSAMTVAGIAVTVGFLTSRVDRTDQNLPVTYGDQFGMQVFLWTGSLFILWACLDITFILHRHTASLHAVTFRLGFWLIGLGIAAFCLTLVDRLLSGMVMAAHDSGNDPLSFLNSLNGVAETSAVVLVGIGIVLPRLGRPVKHLLRDLQARLLLIEIHTTWRQVTTGTSDVVLNPNEISLLDFLAVKPVRRLHRRVIEVRDCEFKRPERPLRPKSLALVSHIEDTLIGR, from the coding sequence ATGCTCCTTGTACCAGCGCTGACACTGTGGGCCATGGCCATCGTCCGACTCACGGCCATCGTCGACCCCCGCCGCTCCCATCTGTTCCGCGCCACAGTCTTTGCGGCAGCGGCCTGCACACTTCACTTGGCCCCGGTCTACTACGCGGTGGATCCTGTGCTGGGCGGGCACAACACCGTCGGCCTCGTCCTGCTGCTGTTTCTGTTGACCGGGTTTTGGCAGTTCCGCGCGGCCATTATGCTGGCTGCTCTTACCGATAACGTACGACGGCGACACCAACTTGCAATTGGAAACTCGGCAATGACGGTGGCCGGGATAGCAGTCACCGTCGGTTTTCTCACAAGCCGTGTGGACCGCACCGATCAGAACTTGCCAGTCACCTACGGTGACCAGTTCGGCATGCAGGTGTTTCTCTGGACCGGATCCTTGTTCATCCTTTGGGCGTGCCTCGACATCACGTTTATCCTGCATCGTCACACCGCTTCGTTGCATGCGGTAACTTTTCGCCTGGGATTCTGGCTAATCGGTCTGGGGATCGCAGCATTTTGCCTCACGCTCGTGGATCGGCTACTTTCTGGGATGGTCATGGCCGCGCACGACAGCGGCAACGACCCCCTATCCTTCTTGAACTCGCTCAATGGTGTGGCGGAGACGTCCGCCGTCGTGCTAGTCGGCATTGGCATTGTCCTCCCACGGTTGGGCCGTCCGGTCAAGCATCTTCTGCGAGATTTACAAGCACGGTTGCTCTTGATTGAGATTCACACCACCTGGCGGCAGGTAACCACTGGGACCAGCGATGTCGTCCTCAACCCCAACGAGATTTCACTTCTTGACTTCCTGGCGGTCAAGCCTGTGAGGCGATTGCACCGCAGAGTGATCGAAGTCAGGGACTGTGAATTCAAGCGGCCAGAACGCCCCCTCAGACCTAAATCATTGGCGTTGGTCAGTCACATTGAAGATACACTGATTGGCCGCTGA
- a CDS encoding ImmA/IrrE family metallo-endopeptidase, whose product MSHRDARRAAARANKALILDGEASLESIQNAVEALLGITIIVSAMDIEQHDLSALTADCDDDVKLLYYAPKLSPLHRQQSILHEFSHLLLGHEHTAAGITIGEFSRSFPTQPRKLLGRKSLSDDAEQTAEILADLLADRISSNGRKNPDEPGGLQEAFG is encoded by the coding sequence ATGAGCCATCGTGACGCCCGCCGAGCTGCCGCCCGCGCCAACAAGGCCCTAATCCTCGATGGTGAAGCCTCGCTGGAATCGATCCAGAATGCCGTCGAGGCGCTGCTAGGCATTACCATCATCGTCTCGGCAATGGACATCGAGCAGCACGATCTGTCCGCTCTGACTGCCGACTGCGACGACGACGTGAAGTTGCTCTACTACGCCCCGAAGCTCTCGCCCTTGCACCGGCAGCAGAGCATTCTCCACGAATTCAGCCACCTGCTTCTGGGCCACGAGCACACTGCGGCGGGCATCACTATTGGCGAATTCAGCAGATCCTTCCCCACCCAACCGCGGAAACTCTTGGGCCGGAAGAGCCTCAGCGACGATGCAGAGCAAACTGCCGAGATCCTGGCCGATCTTCTCGCTGACCGCATCAGTAGCAATGGCCGCAAGAACCCTGACGAACCCGGTGGACTCCAGGAAGCCTTCGGCTGA
- a CDS encoding oxygenase MpaB family protein, translating into MRINRSLAESARRQTVANPEDWETTYRQMVLYDLAADIELGFFLAYYRNFAVPSIAATLQLNGEIIQRPVKRSYDTAIVTYELICNGLDSERGRHMTRLLNHVHRHVPGSQDDFLYVLLTLLVVPIRWARAHGWRVPTPTEESAATRFYRELGSRMNIGTIPSTFAEAERFFDDYERENIAHSPGGAELMDSTVQVLKSRLPAPARPLAKTMLTAMFDDDRLTDALGLPRTTQLSKATLKTVLKARNAIHRRRPLSSKPHFVPGEAGSSLYPNGYRLDDIGPENIMSPASQSNHEPS; encoded by the coding sequence TTGCGCATAAACCGCAGCCTTGCCGAGTCTGCCCGCCGGCAAACGGTCGCGAACCCCGAAGATTGGGAAACCACCTACCGCCAGATGGTCCTCTACGACCTCGCCGCCGACATCGAGCTCGGCTTTTTCCTCGCTTACTACCGCAACTTCGCTGTCCCCAGCATTGCGGCAACATTGCAACTCAACGGTGAAATCATTCAGCGCCCCGTTAAACGCTCTTATGACACGGCCATCGTGACCTACGAGCTTATCTGCAACGGACTGGACAGCGAACGCGGTCGCCACATGACCCGCCTGCTCAACCACGTCCACCGCCACGTCCCTGGCAGCCAAGACGACTTTCTCTACGTCCTACTCACACTTCTCGTCGTCCCCATCCGGTGGGCCCGGGCACACGGTTGGAGAGTCCCAACGCCTACGGAAGAATCGGCAGCAACACGTTTCTACCGAGAACTTGGCTCGCGCATGAACATAGGAACTATCCCCTCGACGTTCGCCGAAGCGGAACGGTTCTTCGACGACTACGAGCGCGAAAACATCGCTCACTCCCCCGGCGGCGCCGAGCTGATGGACAGCACCGTGCAAGTCCTCAAATCTAGACTTCCCGCACCCGCCCGGCCACTTGCGAAGACCATGCTCACGGCAATGTTCGACGACGATCGCCTCACTGACGCGCTCGGCCTCCCCCGCACAACACAGCTGAGCAAAGCGACCCTCAAAACGGTGTTGAAGGCACGCAACGCAATCCACCGCCGTCGCCCACTCAGCAGCAAGCCACATTTTGTCCCAGGCGAGGCGGGCTCCAGTCTCTACCCCAACGGATACCGCCTCGATGACATCGGACCGGAAAACATCATGTCCCCAGCAAGCCAATCGAATCATGAGCCATCGTGA
- a CDS encoding ribokinase: MISSHLLVMLGSLNADISVNVETFPEPGETITGGDSSLRPGGKSANQAVCASLLGANVAIFGTVGMDSNGDMLLENLRQAGVDVNGIARTYLAPTGTAMITVDRNAENTIVVSPGANAHTTETLVSANATILRAARVVCLALEVPVSTVLAAARLAHAGGATTILNLSPFEQIGPELIRLADILLLNEGELESLLGFPYHPDTAEQVLAALSHLGASQTIVTLGSAGAVIFDSNATDPTTPITHVPAPSVAAVDTIGCGDAFTGALATEIAAGQSTARAAKKATHVAAVAATRHGAQSSYPTWQELQPFLNGNRQTEKC; the protein is encoded by the coding sequence ATGATTTCTTCCCACCTGCTGGTGATGCTCGGTTCCCTGAATGCAGACATATCCGTCAACGTCGAAACCTTCCCCGAACCGGGAGAAACAATAACCGGAGGCGACAGCAGTCTCCGTCCCGGCGGTAAGAGCGCGAATCAGGCCGTGTGCGCCTCCCTACTCGGAGCCAACGTCGCCATATTCGGTACAGTCGGCATGGACAGCAACGGCGACATGCTCCTCGAGAACCTCCGACAAGCCGGCGTCGACGTAAACGGCATTGCCCGAACTTATCTGGCACCCACAGGCACTGCAATGATCACGGTCGACCGGAACGCGGAAAACACCATCGTCGTCTCCCCCGGAGCCAACGCGCACACCACCGAGACCCTAGTGTCGGCCAACGCCACCATCCTCCGCGCGGCCCGCGTTGTATGCCTGGCCCTTGAAGTTCCCGTTTCCACGGTTCTCGCCGCCGCCCGGCTGGCCCATGCAGGAGGAGCCACCACCATCCTCAACCTCTCACCCTTCGAGCAGATCGGGCCCGAACTCATCCGGCTAGCAGACATCCTCCTCCTCAACGAAGGCGAGCTCGAATCCCTTCTCGGATTCCCCTACCATCCCGATACCGCAGAGCAAGTCCTAGCCGCCCTATCCCATCTTGGAGCATCCCAGACGATTGTCACCCTCGGATCGGCCGGTGCGGTGATATTTGACTCCAACGCGACCGACCCGACAACCCCCATTACACACGTGCCCGCACCGTCAGTCGCTGCCGTCGATACCATCGGCTGCGGAGACGCCTTCACGGGAGCACTCGCGACAGAAATTGCCGCCGGCCAAAGTACCGCCCGTGCCGCCAAAAAGGCAACCCATGTCGCCGCAGTCGCCGCAACTCGACACGGCGCCCAATCCTCTTACCCCACCTGGCAGGAGCTTCAGCCGTTCTTGAACGGGAACCGGCAAACAGAAAAATGTTAA
- a CDS encoding nucleoside hydrolase, whose translation MPIPVILDVDTGIDDALAILFAVKHPDIDLRGITCVAGNAALDQVVANTLAVLDMAQAGPVPVAAGAMKPLIEPARNASHVHGDDGLAGTALPPSARTVERTHAVEWLRQTLTASADPITIVCLAPQTNLAVLLTMYPHLADKIGRVIFMGGSIGTGNATPVAEFNIWHDPEAAHIVLQSGIPTLMYGLDVFMQVTIPETRALAMVASGRPLEGFIGTLLSYSIRDAEGRPTAYEGLIGDAGAVCALVDPKALDLETVPALVDLSSGPSRGQTQVDRRTTEGEDFHHQQARSMSTIQVAIDVDAERYAKLFMDTVLFKEQAQP comes from the coding sequence ATGCCCATCCCCGTAATTCTTGACGTCGACACCGGAATCGACGACGCCCTTGCCATCCTCTTCGCCGTCAAGCACCCCGACATCGATCTGCGCGGAATCACCTGTGTTGCCGGCAACGCAGCCCTGGACCAGGTCGTCGCCAACACCCTGGCCGTACTGGACATGGCCCAAGCCGGGCCCGTCCCGGTCGCTGCGGGGGCGATGAAGCCGCTCATCGAGCCAGCCCGCAACGCCAGTCACGTCCACGGCGACGACGGATTGGCAGGCACTGCCTTGCCGCCGTCGGCCCGCACCGTCGAAAGGACACACGCCGTCGAGTGGCTTCGTCAAACCCTCACCGCCTCAGCCGACCCGATAACCATCGTCTGCCTGGCACCTCAAACAAACCTCGCCGTGCTGCTAACCATGTACCCGCACCTTGCGGACAAGATCGGACGCGTCATCTTCATGGGCGGGTCGATCGGCACGGGAAATGCCACCCCTGTCGCTGAGTTCAATATCTGGCACGACCCGGAAGCCGCCCACATCGTGCTTCAATCGGGAATCCCCACACTGATGTACGGCTTGGACGTCTTCATGCAGGTCACGATCCCCGAAACCCGTGCCCTGGCTATGGTGGCCTCGGGACGACCCCTCGAGGGCTTCATTGGCACCCTGCTCAGCTATAGCATTCGTGACGCCGAAGGCCGGCCGACCGCCTACGAGGGACTCATCGGCGATGCTGGAGCCGTCTGCGCACTCGTTGATCCGAAGGCCCTCGATCTCGAGACGGTGCCTGCGCTCGTGGACTTGTCGTCCGGGCCAAGCCGGGGGCAAACCCAGGTCGATCGCAGGACGACGGAGGGTGAAGACTTCCATCACCAACAAGCCCGTTCAATGAGCACGATCCAGGTAGCCATCGACGTCGACGCCGAACGCTACGCCAAGCTCTTCATGGACACCGTACTTTTCAAAGAACAGGCTCAACCATGA
- a CDS encoding GntR family transcriptional regulator — MAMMRTLRAQGAEELRTLVEAEYRPGDRLPPEAELARRIGLSRNTLREAIGLLAAEGLVERKWGVGTTVREPHAPAVFSVTDVSPVRDVIRAAGHRGALKQCTIEAGTADDHLATTLGLKVGSAIWVIARTFTIDDVPAILMQDFMAQTIAGTLLDPSPLNDFAVDMVGLIKDQTGQVLTRMEGKIDAIPAADSTLWQGQDDDAGPLVQISQTCYTDDGTPLVVTVAQFNSRIVDLTIKRSFSF, encoded by the coding sequence ATGGCAATGATGAGAACACTGCGCGCACAGGGTGCCGAGGAACTACGCACCCTCGTCGAGGCTGAGTACCGTCCCGGGGACAGGCTGCCGCCCGAAGCCGAACTCGCCCGCCGCATCGGTCTGAGCCGCAACACGTTGCGGGAGGCGATCGGTCTGCTCGCAGCCGAAGGGCTCGTGGAGCGAAAGTGGGGTGTCGGGACCACGGTGCGCGAGCCCCATGCCCCGGCGGTCTTCAGCGTCACCGACGTCAGCCCCGTCAGAGACGTCATCCGTGCCGCCGGCCACCGTGGGGCCCTGAAACAATGCACCATCGAGGCTGGTACAGCCGATGACCACCTGGCCACGACACTGGGGCTGAAAGTTGGCTCGGCTATCTGGGTCATCGCACGAACGTTTACCATCGATGACGTTCCCGCCATCCTGATGCAAGACTTCATGGCCCAGACCATTGCCGGGACCCTCCTGGATCCCTCACCGCTGAATGATTTCGCCGTCGACATGGTCGGACTAATCAAGGACCAAACAGGTCAAGTTCTGACTCGGATGGAAGGAAAAATCGACGCCATCCCCGCCGCCGATTCCACACTTTGGCAAGGACAAGACGACGACGCCGGACCCCTGGTCCAGATCAGCCAGACCTGCTACACGGACGACGGGACGCCACTGGTCGTTACCGTCGCCCAATTCAACAGCCGAATCGTCGACCTGACCATTAAGCGCTCCTTCTCCTTCTAA